A window of the Streptomyces formicae genome harbors these coding sequences:
- a CDS encoding STAS domain-containing protein, with protein sequence MNVDELVKTHPGPADALRGGSAQRNEPVVISHCQTIDRTLVIALRGVIDETSVYPVRLMLAVAVKSGYVRLVVDCEEVTDCGKELLDLLLSWKRNGRNLVLASPSSPVRRQIAAEIAMHLFLCALSVRHALDLVER encoded by the coding sequence ATGAATGTCGACGAATTGGTCAAGACGCATCCGGGCCCGGCCGATGCCCTGCGCGGCGGCTCCGCGCAGCGGAACGAGCCGGTTGTCATTTCGCACTGCCAGACCATCGACCGCACGCTGGTCATCGCGCTCCGAGGTGTGATCGACGAAACGAGCGTCTATCCTGTCCGGCTGATGCTTGCCGTCGCCGTGAAATCCGGTTACGTGCGCCTTGTCGTGGATTGTGAAGAAGTAACGGACTGCGGAAAAGAGCTTCTCGATCTTCTTCTTTCCTGGAAGCGAAACGGTAGAAATCTTGTTCTTGCTTCCCCTTCCTCGCCCGTTCGCCGGCAGATTGCGGCCGAGATTGCCATGCACCTATTCCTTTGTGCGCTCTCGGTTCGGCACGCGCTGGATCTGGTGGAGAGATGA
- the rfbA gene encoding glucose-1-phosphate thymidylyltransferase RfbA has product MRGILLAGGTGSRLWPLTHSVSKQLLPVFDKPMVYYPLSTLVMAGAREILIITTPEDQNQFRRLLGDGGQLGLRLEYVTQERPEGIAQAFLLGADFIGGESVALILGDNIFHGSGLGTRLAHHGDMKGGRVFAYQVADPSAYGVVEFDELGRALSIEEKPARPRSRYAVPGLYFYDEQVVDIARELRPSARGELEITDLNRVYLESGDLHVTRLDRGTAWLDTGTFASMVQASEFVRVIEERQGFKIGCIEEAVWRAGLIDDDRLRELAQPLLKSGYGHYLLSLPDDSRYAVMPQRGSGSLREELLRTGSGA; this is encoded by the coding sequence ATGCGCGGAATTCTGCTGGCCGGTGGAACTGGCTCACGGCTGTGGCCGCTGACCCATTCGGTGTCCAAGCAACTGCTGCCGGTCTTCGACAAGCCGATGGTCTATTACCCGCTTTCCACACTGGTGATGGCCGGGGCCAGAGAGATCCTGATCATCACCACCCCCGAGGACCAAAACCAGTTCCGCCGGCTGCTCGGCGACGGTGGACAACTGGGCCTCCGGCTGGAATACGTGACCCAGGAGCGGCCGGAAGGCATTGCCCAGGCATTCCTGCTGGGCGCCGACTTCATCGGTGGCGAATCGGTCGCCCTGATCCTGGGCGACAACATCTTCCACGGCAGCGGCCTCGGCACCCGGCTCGCCCACCACGGCGACATGAAGGGCGGCAGGGTGTTCGCGTACCAGGTCGCGGACCCCTCGGCCTACGGAGTGGTGGAGTTCGACGAGCTGGGCCGGGCGCTGTCCATCGAGGAGAAGCCGGCCCGGCCGCGATCCCGCTACGCCGTGCCCGGGCTGTACTTCTACGACGAGCAGGTCGTGGACATCGCCCGGGAGCTGCGGCCCAGCGCCCGCGGCGAATTGGAGATCACCGATCTCAACCGGGTCTATCTGGAGTCAGGTGACCTCCATGTCACCCGGCTCGACCGGGGCACGGCCTGGCTGGACACCGGCACGTTCGCCTCCATGGTGCAGGCGTCGGAGTTCGTCCGGGTCATCGAGGAGCGCCAGGGCTTCAAGATCGGGTGCATCGAGGAGGCGGTCTGGCGGGCCGGCCTGATCGACGACGACCGGCTGCGCGAACTGGCCCAGCCCCTGCTCAAGAGCGGTTACGGCCACTATCTGCTGAGCCTGCCCGACGACTCCCGGTACGCCGTCATGCCCCAGAGGGGCAGCGGGTCACTCCGGGAAGAGCTGCTGCGGACGGGATCCGGCGCGTGA
- a CDS encoding dTDP-4-dehydrorhamnose 3,5-epimerase family protein, giving the protein MRPLGIEGAWVSEPQVFADDRGRFHEWFRSDPFRDVTGHGLRLEQANCSRSVRGALRGIHFASVPPGQAKYVTCVGGAVLDVIVDIRTGSPTFGSWESVRLDDRTHRSVYLSEGLGHAFMALDDHSTVVYLCSAGYAPQREFGINPLDPALAISWPEGLVPELSDKDAAAPTLEEAERLGLLPSYQDCRAYRSSLRSGVLIAQSGAIDVNGNAGANGTSRPLG; this is encoded by the coding sequence GTGAGGCCGCTGGGCATCGAAGGCGCCTGGGTGAGCGAACCCCAGGTGTTCGCCGACGACAGAGGCCGCTTCCACGAGTGGTTCAGGAGCGACCCGTTCCGTGATGTCACGGGCCACGGGCTCCGCCTCGAACAGGCCAACTGCTCCCGCTCCGTGCGGGGAGCGCTCCGCGGCATCCACTTCGCGTCGGTGCCGCCCGGCCAGGCCAAGTACGTCACCTGCGTCGGCGGCGCCGTCCTGGACGTGATCGTCGACATCCGCACCGGCTCCCCGACCTTCGGCAGCTGGGAGTCGGTGCGACTCGACGACCGGACGCACCGAAGCGTCTATCTCTCGGAAGGACTCGGCCACGCCTTCATGGCGCTGGACGACCACAGCACCGTGGTCTATCTGTGCTCGGCGGGATATGCGCCGCAGCGTGAATTCGGGATCAACCCGCTGGATCCGGCGCTGGCGATCTCCTGGCCCGAGGGTCTCGTACCGGAACTCTCCGACAAGGACGCCGCGGCACCCACGCTTGAGGAGGCCGAGCGCCTGGGCCTGTTGCCGTCCTACCAGGACTGCCGTGCGTATCGCAGCAGTCTGCGAAGCGGCGTCTTGATCGCGCAGTCGGGGGCCATTGACGTGAATGGAAATGCAGGCGCAAACGGGACTTCGCGGCCGCTCGGGTGA
- a CDS encoding collagen-like protein: MLNVVPATAAIADAVHRAGPTYSEGVPGPNGALSADGDRDKDRDRGPQGRPGPQGPQGVPGAIGPQGVPGVDGLDGAQGPQGVPGDPGGPQGAQGAQGAQGADGDDGAQGPQGAQGAAGVDGVDGAQGPQGAQGAAGVDGVDGAQGAQGTQGAQGAQGAQGVQGAATLDTYVVTETEDLPLAGVQATVTADCIGNDVSTGGGFAVDYTLGLGVNAEESAPVLAGDVATGWQARITGAAGVEGTFSVFAVCHDV, encoded by the coding sequence GTGCTCAATGTGGTACCGGCCACGGCGGCCATCGCCGACGCGGTCCACAGGGCCGGCCCCACCTACAGCGAGGGCGTGCCCGGCCCGAACGGCGCCCTGAGCGCCGACGGTGACCGCGACAAGGACCGTGACCGCGGTCCTCAGGGCAGGCCGGGCCCCCAGGGCCCGCAGGGTGTGCCGGGCGCGATCGGCCCGCAGGGTGTCCCGGGTGTCGACGGCCTCGACGGTGCCCAGGGCCCCCAGGGTGTCCCGGGTGACCCCGGCGGCCCGCAGGGTGCCCAGGGTGCCCAGGGTGCCCAGGGCGCCGACGGTGACGACGGAGCCCAGGGTCCGCAGGGTGCCCAGGGCGCCGCGGGCGTCGACGGCGTCGACGGAGCCCAGGGTCCGCAGGGTGCCCAGGGCGCTGCGGGCGTCGACGGCGTCGACGGAGCCCAGGGTGCCCAGGGCACGCAGGGTGCTCAGGGTGCTCAGGGTGCTCAGGGCGTGCAGGGAGCGGCCACGCTCGACACCTACGTGGTGACCGAGACGGAAGACCTCCCCCTCGCGGGCGTCCAGGCCACGGTGACCGCCGACTGCATCGGTAACGACGTCTCCACCGGCGGTGGGTTCGCCGTCGACTACACGCTCGGCCTCGGCGTCAACGCAGAGGAGAGCGCTCCGGTGCTGGCCGGTGACGTTGCCACCGGGTGGCAGGCCCGCATCACCGGCGCAGCCGGTGTTGAGGGAACCTTCTCCGTCTTCGCGGTCTGCCACGACGTGTGA
- the rfbB gene encoding dTDP-glucose 4,6-dehydratase has protein sequence MRILVTGGAGFIGSEYVRQRLSADPAARITVLDKLTYSGVEANLAPVAGHPGYTFVRGDICDPDVVGEVMADHDAVVHFAAESHVDRSIEGAGPFVRTNVLGTQVLLDAAVRHRVGRFLHVSTDEVYGSISEGSWTEEWPLSPNSPYSASKSGADLLALAYHRTHGLDVVVTRCTNNYGPYQFPEKVIPLFITNLIDGRTVPLYGDGRNIRDWLHVSDHCRAIDLVLHGGRAGEVYNVGGGTEVSNHKLTGLLLDAVGAGWDRVSYVADRKGHDLRYSLDDSKIREHLGYAPQVSFADGLAATVAWYREHRSWWEPLKARAAL, from the coding sequence ATGCGCATCCTTGTGACCGGCGGCGCCGGATTCATCGGCTCGGAATACGTCCGGCAGCGACTGAGCGCGGATCCGGCCGCACGGATCACGGTCCTCGACAAACTCACCTACTCGGGAGTCGAGGCCAATCTGGCCCCCGTGGCCGGGCACCCGGGCTACACCTTCGTACGGGGCGACATCTGCGACCCCGATGTGGTCGGCGAGGTGATGGCGGACCACGACGCGGTGGTGCACTTCGCGGCCGAGTCGCACGTGGACCGCTCCATCGAGGGGGCCGGACCCTTCGTCCGCACCAATGTACTCGGCACCCAGGTGCTGCTGGACGCCGCGGTCCGCCACCGCGTAGGCCGATTCCTGCACGTCTCCACCGACGAGGTGTACGGGTCGATCAGCGAGGGCTCGTGGACCGAGGAGTGGCCGCTGTCGCCGAACTCCCCCTACTCGGCCTCGAAGAGCGGTGCCGACCTGCTGGCGCTCGCGTACCACCGCACCCACGGACTGGACGTCGTGGTGACCCGCTGCACCAACAACTACGGGCCGTACCAGTTCCCGGAGAAGGTCATCCCGCTGTTCATCACCAACCTGATCGACGGGAGGACGGTCCCCCTGTACGGGGACGGCCGCAACATCCGCGACTGGCTGCACGTCTCCGACCACTGCCGGGCCATCGACCTCGTCCTGCACGGCGGCAGGGCCGGGGAGGTCTACAACGTCGGCGGCGGGACCGAGGTGAGCAACCACAAGCTCACCGGTCTGCTGCTGGACGCCGTCGGAGCGGGCTGGGACCGGGTCAGCTACGTCGCCGACCGCAAGGGCCACGACCTGCGCTACTCACTCGACGACAGCAAGATCCGCGAACACCTCGGCTACGCCCCGCAGGTGTCCTTCGCGGACGGCCTGGCCGCCACCGTCGCCTGGTACCGCGAGCACCGCTCCTGGTGGGAGCCGCTCAAGGCACGGGCGGCGCTGTGA